The uncultured Roseibium sp. DNA segment ATCCGGTTCCTTTCGAGAACCATGAATGCCGCTTCGGTGTAAGCATCGGGATCGCGAAGGCGGACAGAAGTCTGGACGATTTTGGCCAGCGCATGCTGATTGATGCCGATATTGCGCTCTATCGGGCCAAGAGCAACGGCCGCAACCGTTTTGAGTTCTTCTCCGATACGCTGAAGGCGGAGATCGTGCGCAACAAGCAGGTCGCCGACGACATCCTGAACGGGCTCGAGCGCCAGGAATTCCTGCCTTATTTCCAGCCCCAGTTCGATGCCCGTACGCTTCAGATCGTCGGCGTGGAGGCGCTGGCCAGATGGGCTCATCCTGACAAGGGCGTGCTGACCCCGGATGTTTTCCTGAAGATCGCCGAAGAACTCAATGTGGTTCCGCTCATAGACCGCACGATCCTGGAGCAGTCATTGTGGCAGAAGATGCGCTGGGATGCGGTCGGGGTCTCGATCCCGCGACTGTCAGTCAACGTCTCCGCGGGCCGGCTGCACGATACCGACCTGATGGACAGCCTCGATGGTCTTTCCATCGAACCGGGAACCGTCTCCTTCGAATTGCTGGAATCGATCTTCCTCGATGAAGGCGACGAGATGATCACCGCCAATTTCGAGCGGCTGAGGGATAAGGGAATTGATATCGAGATCGATGATTTCGGCACCGGGTACGCTTCGATCGTGAGCCTGATCCACCTGAATCCGGCAAGGTTGAAGATCGATCGCCAGCTGATAACACCCATAATCCATTCCGAAAGCCAGCGTCGTCTGGTCGCCTCGATCATCGATATCGGCCAGTCACTCGGCATCAAGGTCGTGGCGGAAGGGGTGGAGACGATGGAGCACGTTGCCATCCTGCGCGACCTCGGCTGCGACAAGCTGCAGGGGTATGCCTTTGCGGCACCGATGTCTTCGGCCGAATTGATCGCGTTCGTGCGCGAGGAGCGCTGGCTCAAGGTGGCCTGACCTAACGGCTTTCTTCAGGACGCTTCATCGCCTACCTTCTCCGGTGAAAAAGGGGGAGACCTTGTCCATGAGCGGCGATTGGGAATGTTACGGAAGCCCGGAAAGCGTAGCGGCGATGAAACGGGGGGCTACGCTGTGGACCCTGGTTCGAAACGATCCCCGTTTTGCCTTTTACGGCCGGCTGATCGGACTGAGCCAACCGGTCGACAACACGGCAGAGGTCCTGGCCGCGCTCGCCCGTTTGCAGGGGGCCGGTGTGTGCTATTTCCTGCCCAAATCAGACGTACCGGCCTTGTTCTCCACGCTTGAAAGCGACGGATTGTCGACGGATCGGCACGAACATTACTTCGGTGGTAAAGCGGCTTATGCCGCTGCAAAGGGCGTTCTGACGGATTACAGCCTGCCATCGGATCTTACCGTATTGCGGCTGGATGAGGACACTCCCTGCAGCTTCATCGCTGACGCCGTCACCTTGATGGAATCCTGCGGGGTCATGCCGGTTCCCGCGTCCTTTCTCAGGGGGAAGCAGGGACGAGGGCTTTGCCTGGTCGCTTCCGATAGCGAGGGCAAGCCAGTCGCCGTCGCCACGTCGATCTTCATGCATCCAAAGGCCAGTCCGCACGCGAAGACAGTCTTCTGGGGCATGCTTGCCACAAGGCCCGACCGGCGCGGACAGAAAATCGCACTTATCCTGGGGGCTCAGGCCATCGTTCACATGTGGGAGCAGGAAGGCGCGCGCGGTTTCATGACCGGTGTGCGCCAGGACAATGCTTCTTCGGCCGCCCTGTGCAATCGGCTCGGCGTCGCCGACACCGCGTGGACATACGCCGTCTGCGTCGACCCGCAGACGCTAGGCCGCAAGAGCGTGACGAAATAGCGGTTGCCGAGCTGTTTGGGCCCGCGAGCCTGTCCACGGCCGCCTTGTTGAAAGGCTGGAACCAGGGCGGGGAAGGAGTCGTCCGTCGATTAAAGCGGATCACATGCCGTCGGACCCATCCGGATGGACATGCGGATGGGTATGAACATGGGCATGGTTGTGGATCTGGGCCGGGGCCAGGATGCCCCCTTTCAGGATCATTGCCCGGGTCGCCAATTCGGCGACGAAGGCGCTGTCGTGGGAGACCAGGATCATCGCCCCGGCGAAACCGTTCAGCGCTGCGCGCAGGCACTGGCCGTTTTCCTCGTCGACGCCGTTTGTGGGCTCGTCCAAAAGCAGTACGTCGGGCTGCATGGCGAACAGGCCGGCGAGGCACACCAGCCGTTTTTCGCCCCCTGACAGCTTGTGGCTGACCCGGTCGGCCAGGTGGCCGATTCCCAGGCCGACCAGAACCTCCCGGGCGCGCGCGGTCGCTTCCGTTTCGGTGCAGCCGATGTTGAGCGGACCAAAGGCCACGTCCTCGATCACGGTCGGGCAGAACAACTGGTCGTCGCTGTCCTGGAACAGGAAACCGATCTTCGGCCGTTGGGCGCGGAACTGCTTTTCATCCGCGCAGTCGGTGCCGAACAGACGGACAGTGCCCTCGTCGGCGCGTTCCAGTCCGACGATGGTGCGCAGGAGGGTCGTCTTGCCCGCGCCGTTGGGGCCGACGATGGCCAGCCGTTCGCCGGCGGACAGCTCAAGGGACAGTCTGCCAAGGACGGGTTTGCCGTCGCGGTTCACGGTGACGTCGGTCAGGCTCAGCAGTGCGCTCATATGCGGTCGACTAGCAGAGTTGCGACGGCAAGGCCAGACAGTCCCGCGAAGACAGCCCAGTCCCGTATTCCGGGGGCAGACAGGGCGGCATGGGGGAAGCGTCCGCTGAAACCTCGGCAGCGCATGGCTTCCTCCACGCGCTGAGCCCGCTCCAGCGCGCGCACCAGCAGCATTCCGATCAGATAGCCGTAGCTGCGCCAGGTATGCCGGTTGGAGCCGGCTCTGAACGCGCGGGCGCGCATCGCTTCATGCAGTCGGCGCGCTTCGCCTCTGATCAGCGACAGATATCGGACCGTCAGGACGAACAGCCGGACGATGGCTTCCGGCACATGGAGAGCGTGCAGGGCCGCGCCGAGCCGGGTGGGGTCCACGTTTCCGAGAAAGGTCATCAGGACCAGAACGGACGCCGACACCTTGCAGGCGATCAGGGTCGCGCGGCCCAAACCTTCGATGCTGGCGCTCAGCGGTCCGAGGATCAGCAGAGGCGTGCCCGAAACCGTGAACGGCAGAGTGAGGAAGAGCAGCAGAACGAAACCTTCCACATGCAGCATCCTGCGCCACAGACTGCGTTCGACGCCGGAGGCAAGCGCGATCAGGCAGACGCCGGCGAGAGCGAAGCCGGCGGTCGCCAGGTCGTGCAGCTGGGACAGGGCGGCGACGGCAACGAAGGCCGCCACAAGGCGCAAACGCAGGTCTTGAGGCAGCAAGGGCCGCCTCATTTTCTTGCCCGGGCCCACAATCCGATCCCGGCAAGCCCGATGATCAGGAAAATGCCCGAAAGGATATCGCTGAAACGCAAGCGATCATCCATCTGTTCGATCCGTTCCAGTAGCGGCTCGAGCTGACGCTGGACGGCGCTTTCGACCAGCATGGCGATCCTTTCGTCCGAGACGGGCTGGCTGGTTCCTTGCGATGGGCTGGCAGCCGGGGCTGCAGAGGCCGCAGTGGGGGCGGCCGCAGCAGTCCCGGCCGCAGCGTTCCCGCCGAAGCGGGAAGCGGCGATAACGGCAAAGGCGATATGGCCTTCCTGAGTGTTGACGGTGACGGTGATGTCGGAGGTAACCGGCTGCGACGGGGTGAAGCGGTAGCGGCCCTCGTCGTCGGTTTTGCCCTCGGCCATGACGGTTCCCGCCGCGTCTTTCGCAGTCCAGGGTGTGCCCTTGGCCCGACCGCCGCCGATGAAGAAGGCATAGCCTGCAACAGTGTCCCCCTCAACGGTCGCGAACACCTTGAGCTTGTGGGCTTCAGCCGGGGCTGCGAGGACGGGCAGCAGAAGGAGAGACAGCAGAAGGAACCGGATCATGACAGTGTAGGGCTCAAGGCTTCGGGGTGAACGCGGGCGAGAAAACCGACGACCGCTGCGGTCACGAAGGCTTCGCCGACAGCAAGCGGAAGGTAGGTGGCGAGCAGGATGCTGGCAACGGGCGTGTAGTCGCTCGACGACAGGGCGAGAGAAACCGCCACAAGCCCGCCCGTACCCAGGACCGCCAATGCGCCGACAGCCGCGGCCAGGACCGTGCGGGTGACCGGCGAAGGTGTCGCACGTATCGTCGGGCCGAGCGCCATGGCGAGCAAAACGCCGGGCATGGCGATGTTGAAGGTGTTGACGCCGAGGGTGGTCAGGCCGCCGAACCCGAACAGCACGGCCTGAAGCATGAGCGCCACGGCCAAGGCGGGAAAGGCACCGAAACCGAGCATAATTCCCATCAGGCCGGAGAGCAGCAGATGCACGCTGGACGGACCGACGGGGATCGCGATCAGCGATCCGGCGAAAAAGGCGGCGGAAAGGATCGCCGCCTTGGGGATCGCCTGATCCGTCAGGCGGCGCAGCCCCAGGGCCACGCCGCCAACTGCCAGGACTGTGCCGCCGATCAGGACCGGTGCGGACAGTATGCCGTCGGGAATATGCGCCATAGCGGCTTAGTTGCCTGCCATCGAGGTGGCTTTCACCCACATCAGGGCGCCGAGTTCGACCGGCACGTCCTTGCCTTCCGGCGAGGTCATGGTCTCGTCACCTTCGATAAGGGCGGCAAATCCCCACCAGCCGGCGCGCGGCATGGCATAGGTGAAGGTGCCGTTGGCATCGGCCTTGATCACCTGGGTGATGAATGCGTCGTTGGGGGCCTCCACCGAGCCGTCATTGATGAATTCCACCTCGATTTCGGCAAAGGGCGCCGGTTTGCCGTCCTTCAGCACGACACCGGAAAAGACATTGCCGGCCCAGATCCCGGTTGGCTGGGTCAGCGGCTGGATTTCCACCGGCAGCCCGACCAGTTCGTCCCAGCCTTCGCCGGAAGCGTAACTGTCGACCACTACCTTGGAATAATGGATGATGTATTTGCCTTCCGCCGGTTCCCAGTAAGGCTGCGGCTCGACGAAAAAGATCGATGCGCCCGGCTCGGCCAGCTCGTAGTCCATGGTCCATGCGCTCTTGCCGTCAATCGGGCTTTCGATGAGGTCCGGTAGCAGGTCGACGGTCTTGCCGCCGCTCAGGACGCCCATCTGCGCCGGTTTCTTCATCTCCATCACCGGGCCGCCCTCGAACGGATGGGTGAAAACGAGATCGAGCTTGACCTTTCCGCCTTCCGGCAGCACGTCCGCCGACGGGATAATCTCCTGGAAATGCGCCATGGCCGGCGAGGCGAGGGCGGTGAGACATGCAACGACGGCAGCGGGCAGGCGGACGGAACGCATGGGAGACTCCTCTTGGTATGAATTTCAATATAAAAAATCATACTCAATATTGCGGCGCAACCGGAAAATCGAATTCATTCCACTTTTCAATCGGGTACCCCGAGGCTACCTTGTCGGCAGGTCAGGAGGACGCATGCAACGGATCACGATCACGATCGACGACGAGCTCGCCGCCGAACTCGATGCTCACATGTCCACCATCGGTGCATCGGGCCGGTCGGAGGCGATCCGCGACCTGGTGCGGCGCGGTCTCGCGACCATTCCGCAGGAAACGGAAGACGCCGGTTGTTTCGGCGTCATCAGCTGTGCCATCGACCAGTCGGTGCGAAATCTCGCCGCCCGGGTGCCGCAAAGCCGGCTCGACCGGCACGACCAGACGATCGCGGCTCTTTCCGTTCCGATCGATCATTCCACGTCCGTCGACGTCACAGTGATGCGCGGGCGGGTGTCGGATGTGACCTCCTTTGCTGAGGCTCTGTTCCTGGAGCGCGGCGTGATGCACGGCACGCTCGGGCTGATCCCGGTGGCCGAGGACAAGGTCACCCACGTCCACAACGAGGGGTCGCCCCATGAACACACCCACCTGAAGGTGCGCAGCAGTTTCTGAGGCCGAGGCTCGTTCGGTTCGATTGACCGCGTCCCGAAACGCTGTCACCGTCTTTGTGTTGCGATCACTATCCGACCGGTTCGTTCCGCCAACCTCGAATCGGCGAAAGCGATAATCCAGTTCGCCGAGGTTCCGACCGGAGCTGCATCAGATGACCTTGGGAAAGGAGGCCAGCATCGATATTCAATCCGTCTCCGAGCGCGCTGCCACCATTGCAAATGCATTGGCAAATGCGACCGGAACGACCCATTTCGTGCCGGCAGAAGGCGGCTATCTTGAACTGTCGGAGATCGACCTGCCGAATACGGCTCTCGTCTATCGCGTGGACAACGGCCGTATCATGTCGGAACTTGCCGACTATGCCGACCGTCACGGCATGTCCCTTGGCGACTTGAAGAACCGCCACGAAACGCCGGACGTGCAAGCGGTCCTGCACGGACTTTTGCTC contains these protein-coding regions:
- a CDS encoding GNAT family N-acetyltransferase codes for the protein MSGDWECYGSPESVAAMKRGATLWTLVRNDPRFAFYGRLIGLSQPVDNTAEVLAALARLQGAGVCYFLPKSDVPALFSTLESDGLSTDRHEHYFGGKAAYAAAKGVLTDYSLPSDLTVLRLDEDTPCSFIADAVTLMESCGVMPVPASFLRGKQGRGLCLVASDSEGKPVAVATSIFMHPKASPHAKTVFWGMLATRPDRRGQKIALILGAQAIVHMWEQEGARGFMTGVRQDNASSAALCNRLGVADTAWTYAVCVDPQTLGRKSVTK
- a CDS encoding ABC transporter ATP-binding protein, encoding MSALLSLTDVTVNRDGKPVLGRLSLELSAGERLAIVGPNGAGKTTLLRTIVGLERADEGTVRLFGTDCADEKQFRAQRPKIGFLFQDSDDQLFCPTVIEDVAFGPLNIGCTETEATARAREVLVGLGIGHLADRVSHKLSGGEKRLVCLAGLFAMQPDVLLLDEPTNGVDEENGQCLRAALNGFAGAMILVSHDSAFVAELATRAMILKGGILAPAQIHNHAHVHTHPHVHPDGSDGM
- the cbiQ gene encoding cobalt ECF transporter T component CbiQ; its protein translation is MRRPLLPQDLRLRLVAAFVAVAALSQLHDLATAGFALAGVCLIALASGVERSLWRRMLHVEGFVLLLFLTLPFTVSGTPLLILGPLSASIEGLGRATLIACKVSASVLVLMTFLGNVDPTRLGAALHALHVPEAIVRLFVLTVRYLSLIRGEARRLHEAMRARAFRAGSNRHTWRSYGYLIGMLLVRALERAQRVEEAMRCRGFSGRFPHAALSAPGIRDWAVFAGLSGLAVATLLVDRI
- a CDS encoding cobalamin biosynthesis protein CbiL, which encodes MIRFLLLSLLLLPVLAAPAEAHKLKVFATVEGDTVAGYAFFIGGGRAKGTPWTAKDAAGTVMAEGKTDDEGRYRFTPSQPVTSDITVTVNTQEGHIAFAVIAASRFGGNAAAGTAAAAPTAASAAPAASPSQGTSQPVSDERIAMLVESAVQRQLEPLLERIEQMDDRLRFSDILSGIFLIIGLAGIGLWARARK
- the cbiM gene encoding cobalt transporter CbiM, with protein sequence MAHIPDGILSAPVLIGGTVLAVGGVALGLRRLTDQAIPKAAILSAAFFAGSLIAIPVGPSSVHLLLSGLMGIMLGFGAFPALAVALMLQAVLFGFGGLTTLGVNTFNIAMPGVLLAMALGPTIRATPSPVTRTVLAAAVGALAVLGTGGLVAVSLALSSSDYTPVASILLATYLPLAVGEAFVTAAVVGFLARVHPEALSPTLS
- a CDS encoding DUF4198 domain-containing protein; this translates as MRSVRLPAAVVACLTALASPAMAHFQEIIPSADVLPEGGKVKLDLVFTHPFEGGPVMEMKKPAQMGVLSGGKTVDLLPDLIESPIDGKSAWTMDYELAEPGASIFFVEPQPYWEPAEGKYIIHYSKVVVDSYASGEGWDELVGLPVEIQPLTQPTGIWAGNVFSGVVLKDGKPAPFAEIEVEFINDGSVEAPNDAFITQVIKADANGTFTYAMPRAGWWGFAALIEGDETMTSPEGKDVPVELGALMWVKATSMAGN
- the nikR gene encoding nickel-responsive transcriptional regulator NikR; translation: MQRITITIDDELAAELDAHMSTIGASGRSEAIRDLVRRGLATIPQETEDAGCFGVISCAIDQSVRNLAARVPQSRLDRHDQTIAALSVPIDHSTSVDVTVMRGRVSDVTSFAEALFLERGVMHGTLGLIPVAEDKVTHVHNEGSPHEHTHLKVRSSF